One region of Anaeromyxobacter paludicola genomic DNA includes:
- a CDS encoding NHL repeat-containing protein has product MRRDSRAGLVLALFGLAAPASAAAWGCSTTQPPAVTVSADASSAIAGSTVVVSTSATSQTALKWFAAVVPAGQGTLLGGAPVGDGSIEVAFATGATSAAGTASWVLPATPGTYAIKITAVNCAGAATASAQVSAVSEQTVLPVIDAVEAGAKTVLAGKSVALTATAHDPAGGAVTYAWSASAGAFSSDTASSTTWTAPGAGGRSTLTLTVSNGQATATSSLSIAVELGEFQGSFGSAGRAPRRVAVSPSGGFHVVDAKTGDIVSMTPSGSPVGSLNVPRRMLAITSGGAHLYATSIDGGLYAIDPQGGPPRAIPLRDGALRMPSGIAFDAGRGILWIAEGGAAQLRGVRLDGSTAATIASAGGSALAGLDDVAVDAAGGVLWASVSSNQLGNNVFAFDLSSGAYLYSAVPFGSGDGQVTRTGGIAVDGSGRLFVSDLFQGRVAVYRRDGAALGTLGQFGAGPRRLQLPAGLAVAQDGGVLVASMDQGRVKRFGTGNPVPAPTCTVSGSLDSDCDGMPDWWEVKYGLNPHWAGDALLDADGDGLTNLQEFANGTDPRVPARSPGSTPVDPAPAWTVSPSKLSDPGLVRFSASLASPVPCAVSWKQRLGPQVLLRGGDTLTPSFVGRIAGRYQFQGIATCGAASAAAVVEAVVRNVAPRADAGRLLVVRPGAAIVLDGRFTSDGNGDALELAWDQTIGEPLTGPAPGPTLALRFRTPGYFAFGLGATDASRANDTAEAPVMVVGGSEETPTVVVTSPLAGSVGSPVVLDAGASLEPAGTATYSWSQLDGSPVSLTGANGPTASFTPALAGRYVFQVTLASQSRRSPPARVEVYVGPRGALPVAVASGAAASSVGEPLRLDGSGSVAAGGGELLYAWRQVSGPAAGLTDADRAQATVVPFAPGAYVFELAVKESGVPGVPARLAFVATSAAPGQGLPVATATGPGAAVTGRPLTLDGTASRDPDGHALRHRWTQVAGPWVALDDPFSAAPSFSPRRPGRYVFELEVDDGRIRSAPASVTVMVLPGEAR; this is encoded by the coding sequence ATGCGCCGCGACAGCCGCGCCGGCCTGGTCCTGGCGCTCTTCGGCCTCGCCGCCCCGGCGAGCGCCGCGGCCTGGGGCTGCTCCACCACCCAGCCGCCGGCGGTCACCGTGTCGGCCGACGCCTCGAGCGCCATCGCCGGGAGCACGGTCGTCGTCTCCACGTCCGCCACGAGCCAGACCGCGCTGAAGTGGTTCGCCGCGGTGGTGCCGGCCGGGCAGGGGACGCTGCTCGGCGGCGCCCCCGTCGGCGACGGGAGCATCGAGGTGGCGTTCGCGACAGGGGCCACCAGCGCCGCCGGGACGGCGAGCTGGGTGCTCCCCGCGACTCCCGGGACCTACGCGATCAAGATCACCGCCGTGAACTGCGCCGGCGCGGCGACGGCGAGCGCCCAGGTGAGCGCGGTGTCCGAGCAGACGGTCCTCCCGGTCATCGACGCGGTGGAGGCCGGCGCGAAGACCGTCCTCGCCGGCAAGTCGGTCGCGCTCACCGCCACGGCGCACGATCCGGCCGGCGGCGCCGTGACCTACGCCTGGTCCGCGAGCGCCGGAGCCTTCTCCTCCGACACGGCGAGCAGCACCACCTGGACGGCTCCGGGCGCCGGCGGCCGGAGCACCCTCACGCTGACCGTCTCGAACGGCCAGGCCACGGCGACCTCGTCGCTGTCCATCGCCGTGGAGCTGGGCGAGTTCCAGGGCAGCTTCGGCTCCGCCGGTCGCGCGCCGCGGCGCGTCGCCGTGAGCCCCTCGGGCGGCTTTCACGTCGTGGATGCCAAGACCGGCGACATCGTGTCGATGACCCCGAGCGGGAGCCCCGTCGGTTCCCTCAACGTCCCGCGGCGGATGCTGGCGATCACCTCGGGCGGCGCCCACCTCTATGCGACCTCGATCGACGGCGGCCTCTACGCCATCGATCCGCAGGGCGGTCCGCCGCGCGCCATCCCTCTCCGCGACGGCGCCCTCCGGATGCCCTCCGGCATCGCCTTCGACGCCGGCCGCGGCATCCTCTGGATCGCCGAAGGGGGCGCCGCCCAGCTCCGGGGAGTCCGGCTCGACGGCTCCACCGCCGCGACGATCGCGAGCGCCGGGGGGAGCGCGCTCGCGGGGCTGGACGACGTGGCCGTGGACGCCGCGGGGGGCGTGCTCTGGGCTTCCGTGAGCTCCAACCAGCTCGGGAACAACGTCTTCGCCTTCGATCTCTCCAGCGGCGCCTACCTCTACTCGGCCGTGCCGTTCGGCAGCGGAGACGGCCAGGTGACGCGGACGGGAGGGATCGCCGTCGACGGCTCGGGTCGCCTCTTCGTCTCCGACCTGTTCCAGGGGCGCGTCGCGGTCTATCGGCGCGACGGCGCCGCGCTCGGCACCCTCGGGCAGTTCGGGGCGGGTCCCCGCCGGCTCCAGCTGCCGGCCGGCCTGGCGGTGGCCCAGGACGGCGGGGTGCTGGTGGCGAGCATGGACCAGGGGCGAGTGAAGCGCTTCGGCACCGGGAACCCCGTTCCCGCCCCGACGTGCACCGTGAGCGGCTCGCTCGACTCGGACTGCGACGGGATGCCGGACTGGTGGGAGGTGAAGTACGGCCTCAACCCGCACTGGGCGGGCGATGCCCTGCTGGACGCCGACGGCGACGGCCTCACCAACCTGCAGGAGTTCGCGAACGGGACCGATCCGCGCGTCCCCGCTCGCTCGCCCGGCTCGACGCCGGTCGATCCGGCGCCGGCGTGGACGGTGTCGCCCTCGAAGCTCAGCGACCCGGGGCTGGTGCGGTTCAGCGCCAGCCTGGCTTCTCCGGTCCCCTGCGCGGTGAGCTGGAAGCAGCGCCTCGGGCCTCAGGTGCTCCTGCGCGGCGGCGACACCCTCACGCCCTCGTTCGTCGGCCGGATCGCCGGCCGGTATCAGTTCCAGGGCATCGCCACCTGCGGCGCCGCGAGCGCGGCCGCGGTCGTCGAGGCCGTGGTACGCAACGTGGCTCCGCGCGCCGACGCCGGCCGCCTGCTGGTGGTCCGTCCCGGCGCCGCGATCGTGCTCGACGGGCGGTTCACGAGCGACGGCAACGGCGACGCGCTCGAGCTCGCCTGGGACCAGACGATCGGCGAGCCGCTCACCGGACCCGCCCCTGGCCCGACGCTCGCGCTCCGCTTCCGCACCCCCGGATACTTCGCCTTCGGACTCGGCGCGACCGATGCCTCCCGCGCGAACGACACGGCTGAGGCGCCGGTGATGGTGGTGGGCGGCTCGGAGGAGACCCCGACGGTCGTCGTGACCAGCCCCCTGGCCGGGTCGGTCGGCTCGCCGGTGGTGCTCGACGCCGGGGCCAGCCTGGAGCCGGCCGGCACCGCGACGTACTCCTGGTCGCAGCTGGACGGGAGCCCGGTGTCGCTGACCGGCGCGAACGGTCCCACCGCGAGCTTCACTCCGGCGCTGGCGGGTCGATACGTCTTCCAGGTGACGCTCGCCTCGCAGTCCCGGCGCTCGCCACCGGCCCGCGTCGAGGTGTACGTCGGCCCGCGGGGAGCGCTTCCCGTCGCGGTGGCGAGCGGCGCCGCCGCCTCCTCCGTCGGCGAGCCGTTGCGGCTCGACGGCAGCGGGAGCGTCGCCGCGGGCGGGGGCGAGCTCCTGTACGCGTGGCGGCAGGTGTCCGGGCCGGCGGCGGGGCTCACCGACGCCGATCGAGCGCAGGCGACGGTGGTGCCGTTCGCGCCAGGCGCCTACGTGTTCGAGCTCGCGGTGAAGGAGAGCGGCGTCCCCGGGGTGCCGGCCAGGCTGGCGTTCGTCGCCACGTCGGCGGCGCCCGGGCAGGGGCTGCCGGTCGCGACCGCCACCGGGCCGGGGGCCGCCGTCACCGGGCGACCGCTCACGCTCGACGGCACCGCGAGCCGCGATCCGGACGGGCACGCGTTGCGCCACCGATGGACCCAGGTGGCCGGCCCGTGGGTCGCGCTCGACGACCCCTTCTCGGCCGCGCCTTCCTTCAGTCCCCGCCGGCCGGGCCGCTACGTCTTCGAGCTGGAGGTCGATGACGGGCGGATCCGGAGCGCGCCGGCCAGCGTCACCGTGATGGTTCTCCCGGGGGAGGCTCGATGA
- a CDS encoding ArsR/SmtB family transcription factor: MLSPARRFRNTIYAQFARVPKALASAPRLEILQVLSQAPRTVEALARLVEMSLANTSQHLQVLRNAGLVEAEKQGLFVTYRVVDPAVTGLLLLMRNVAEARLGDVAKVTREFLSESGQDEPVDEVELLRKIKEGAVTLIDVRPPEEFAAGHLPGSISVPLPELAARLASLPRRRMIVAVCRGRYCVLGIEAVRLLRAAGLKAVRLPKAISELAAEGLAMAQGGVAP; encoded by the coding sequence ATGCTCAGCCCCGCTCGTCGCTTCAGGAACACCATCTACGCCCAGTTCGCTCGCGTCCCCAAGGCGCTCGCGAGCGCTCCCCGCCTCGAGATCCTCCAGGTGCTGTCGCAGGCGCCGCGCACGGTCGAGGCGCTCGCCCGGCTGGTCGAGATGAGCCTCGCCAACACCTCGCAGCACCTCCAGGTGCTGCGGAACGCCGGCCTGGTGGAGGCGGAGAAGCAGGGGCTCTTCGTCACCTATCGGGTCGTCGATCCGGCCGTGACCGGGCTGTTGCTCTTGATGCGGAACGTGGCCGAGGCTCGGCTGGGCGACGTCGCCAAGGTCACCCGCGAGTTCCTGTCCGAGAGCGGCCAGGACGAGCCGGTCGACGAGGTCGAGCTGCTCCGCAAGATAAAGGAGGGGGCGGTGACCCTGATCGACGTGCGCCCGCCGGAGGAGTTTGCGGCGGGACACCTGCCGGGGTCGATCTCCGTACCGCTTCCGGAGCTCGCGGCGCGGCTCGCCAGCCTCCCCAGGCGCCGCATGATCGTGGCCGTGTGCCGGGGGCGTTACTGCGTGCTCGGAATCGAGGCCGTGCGGCTGCTTCGCGCGGCGGGTCTCAAGGCGGTCCGCTTGCCAAAGGCCATCTCCGAGCTGGCGGCGGAGGGGCTGGCGATGGCGCAGGGCGGGGTCGCGCCCTAA